The proteins below come from a single Terriglobia bacterium genomic window:
- a CDS encoding carbohydrate ABC transporter permease: protein MQRGAARPAGHIIARWAVLVVFAVLLAFPFYWMFITTFKQTADLYTLQNNPFKFNMAPTLEHLKLLFGQTKYMVWVTNTVIVGAIVVAITLVLALPAAYALTRLTGRWGQRIGVAIFLTYLVPPTLLFIPLSRVVAILGLQDTIWSVVLVYPTFTVPFSIWLLMGFFKSIPRELEDAAMVDGLSRLGAFFKLVVPISLSGILTVVIFTFTLVTQEFVYALTFISTERSQMLSVGVPTFLVRGDVYYWGSLMAACLIASVPIAILYNLFLDRFIAGFTVGAVK, encoded by the coding sequence ATGCAGCGCGGCGCCGCTCGCCCCGCCGGCCACATCATCGCGCGCTGGGCTGTCCTGGTGGTGTTTGCCGTTCTTTTGGCGTTCCCGTTCTACTGGATGTTCATCACCACGTTCAAGCAGACTGCGGACCTGTACACGCTGCAAAACAATCCCTTCAAGTTCAACATGGCGCCGACGCTGGAGCACCTGAAGCTGCTGTTCGGCCAGACCAAGTACATGGTCTGGGTGACGAACACGGTGATCGTCGGTGCGATCGTGGTCGCAATCACGCTGGTGCTGGCGCTGCCGGCCGCCTACGCCCTGACCCGGCTGACTGGGCGCTGGGGCCAGAGGATCGGCGTCGCCATCTTCCTTACCTACCTGGTGCCGCCAACGCTGCTGTTCATCCCGCTCTCGCGCGTGGTCGCCATCCTCGGCTTGCAGGACACCATCTGGTCGGTGGTGCTGGTGTACCCGACATTCACCGTGCCGTTTTCCATCTGGCTGCTGATGGGATTTTTCAAATCCATCCCGCGCGAACTGGAAGATGCCGCCATGGTGGATGGCCTCTCGCGGCTGGGAGCATTCTTCAAGCTGGTGGTGCCGATTTCGCTTTCCGGCATCCTGACCGTCGTGATCTTTACCTTCACGCTGGTCACGCAGGAATTCGTCTATGCGCTGACGTTTATCTCCACCGAGCGAAGCCAGATGTTGAGCGTCGGCGTCCCCACCTTCCTGGTGCGTGGCGACGTGTACTACTGGGGCTCGCTGATGGCCGCCTGCCTGATTGCCAGCGTGCCCATCGCCATCCTGTACAACCTCTTCCTCGACCGCTTTATCGCCGGATTTACCGTGGGCGCGGTGAAGTAG
- a CDS encoding MFS transporter, translating to MDKTMAAVMLAGMCTFLNVYPTQPLLPYFRQLFHASELEVSLTVSATIFAVAVTAPFVGVVAERRGRTTVIVPSLLLLTLPTALCATATSLHALIFWRFVQGLFVPGVIAVMLAYITEEWEGRGVGRAMAAYVSGTVMGGFLGRFLSGLITTHVSWRATFVALAGLNLAGALLVRAWLPMATRFVQAEHMSHALADARRHLRNLRLLANFGTGAAVLFSLVGCFTYANFYLAAPPFHLNAAQLGSIFFVYLVGVVITPMSGKFLDHYGFRRTAFLYCAMMIAGLLLTLAPSLAVVIAGLALFSSGVFIAQAAATVETGAIAGRARSSAAGLYVTFYYLGGSLGAVVTGWCWQWARWRGCVALLAAAAVVSLGLGLLSSRPGEKLHPEEAEIVAD from the coding sequence ATGGACAAGACCATGGCGGCGGTGATGCTCGCCGGCATGTGCACCTTCCTGAATGTCTATCCGACACAGCCGCTGCTGCCTTATTTCCGGCAGCTTTTTCACGCCTCCGAGCTGGAAGTCAGTCTGACGGTGAGTGCCACGATTTTTGCCGTGGCGGTGACCGCGCCTTTTGTCGGTGTCGTCGCCGAGCGCCGGGGCCGCACGACCGTGATCGTGCCGTCGCTGCTGCTGCTCACGCTGCCCACCGCGCTGTGCGCCACCGCCACTAGTTTGCACGCGCTCATCTTCTGGCGATTCGTGCAGGGCCTGTTCGTTCCGGGCGTGATTGCGGTGATGCTGGCCTACATCACGGAGGAATGGGAGGGGCGCGGCGTGGGACGCGCCATGGCCGCCTACGTCAGCGGCACGGTGATGGGCGGATTCCTGGGCCGCTTTCTGTCGGGGCTGATCACCACGCATGTTAGCTGGCGCGCCACGTTTGTTGCGCTGGCCGGATTGAACCTGGCAGGCGCGCTGCTGGTCCGGGCATGGCTGCCGATGGCGACCCGGTTCGTGCAGGCGGAACACATGTCGCATGCCCTGGCGGATGCGCGCCGGCATTTGCGCAACCTGCGGCTGCTGGCCAACTTCGGCACCGGCGCGGCGGTGCTGTTTTCGCTCGTCGGGTGCTTTACCTATGCGAATTTTTACCTGGCGGCGCCGCCGTTTCATCTGAACGCGGCGCAACTGGGCAGCATCTTCTTCGTCTACCTGGTCGGCGTGGTGATCACGCCGATGTCGGGAAAGTTTCTCGACCACTACGGCTTCCGGCGCACCGCCTTTCTCTACTGCGCGATGATGATTGCCGGACTGCTGCTGACGCTGGCGCCGTCGCTGGCGGTGGTGATCGCCGGGCTGGCGCTTTTTTCGTCGGGAGTGTTCATCGCCCAGGCGGCGGCGACGGTGGAGACCGGGGCAATCGCCGGGCGGGCGCGATCGTCGGCCGCGGGCCTGTACGTCACGTTTTATTATCTGGGCGGCAGCCTGGGCGCGGTGGTCACGGGATGGTGCTGGCAATGGGCGCGATGGCGTGGATGCGTGGCGCTGCTGGCGGCCGCCGCCGTCGTCAGCCTGGGACTCGGTCTGTTGAGCAGCAGGCCGGGCGAGAAGCTGCATCCGGAAGAAGCGGAGATCGTGGCGGATTGA
- a CDS encoding response regulator, with protein MRHPVVLCVDDEVEGLIGREALLKQEGCYVLISTSPREALKLFASCHVDAVVLDYQMPEMRGDVVASRMKRLKPDIPIMLLSAHDSLPEEVLDHVDVFFPKREPPRKFVAAVHVLLADRENFFAKWLRDWKRKAAA; from the coding sequence ATGCGGCACCCGGTCGTTCTATGCGTGGATGACGAAGTGGAGGGCTTGATCGGACGCGAAGCTCTGCTGAAGCAAGAAGGCTGTTACGTATTGATCAGCACCAGCCCCCGTGAGGCGCTGAAACTGTTCGCCTCGTGCCACGTCGATGCCGTGGTTCTGGATTACCAAATGCCGGAGATGCGCGGTGACGTGGTCGCTTCGCGCATGAAGCGGCTCAAGCCGGACATTCCGATCATGCTGCTGAGCGCACACGATTCGTTACCTGAAGAAGTGTTGGACCATGTGGATGTGTTTTTTCCCAAGCGGGAGCCGCCGCGGAAGTTCGTGGCGGCGGTTCACGTATTGCTCGCCGATCGGGAAAATTTCTTTGCCAAGTGGCTGCGTGATTGGAAACGCAAAGCCGCCGCTTAG
- the lptC gene encoding LPS export ABC transporter periplasmic protein LptC, whose translation MPLNPKRLRLWFASAAILLAALVAGFYFYGRMRVRHAIKEVPEKFGVNIQQSTQGFTLSKSEAGHTLFTIHASRAVQYQEGGKAELRGVSIVVYGRQSNRYDQIYGADFEYDPQSGEVTAKGEVHIDLEANAEGPLNPDQAPPPELKNPIHVKTSGLIFNAKTGLASTRERIEFRVPQASGAAVGAGYDSKAATLTLDSNIVVTSTDQSATTITARRSVITKGPSRAVLDGVHVARDTGSFASNQLTVYLRDDNTIEHLLATGDVRADTKGKSATQVRSQRAEAWITAKNALKAAEFSGGVQLDSTGEQAMQGTAGKVRVAFAAQNRADKAVASDGVKLLQQPARGKAAHPVEIAAASIDFLVQNGRTLQQAVTGGPAQVTVLPLAGASGPDAGQTVATAGRFEARFNRQNRIDHLTGAPDTKVVLSSPGQPDKTSTSDALEVTFNPAGAIASMLQDGHFHYTEPAGSGGNDRAAWAEHARYTPTEEVLTLTGSPRVVDGGLTTTADVIRLDRRSGDAAATGDVKSTYSDLKARPDGALLASSDPIHVTAPSMRALRGSGMAVYTGGARLWQGSSIVQAPVIEFNRPDGRLVARASTPGAATGAVTTSFVQRDQNGKVTPVSVGAAQLTYLDHERKARFEGGVVLRTTDTTMTAEKTDVYLQARGQAAAASGQPAPSQIERIVAEGQVNIQQPNRRATGQKLVYTASDGKFVLVGGPPSIFDAERGKITGGSLTFYNHDDRVVVDSSNSSPTVTQTRVAK comes from the coding sequence ATGCCCCTCAACCCCAAGCGGCTCAGACTGTGGTTTGCCTCCGCGGCCATCCTATTGGCGGCGCTGGTCGCCGGGTTCTATTTCTATGGACGCATGCGGGTGCGGCACGCGATCAAGGAAGTGCCGGAGAAATTCGGCGTGAACATCCAGCAGAGCACGCAGGGGTTCACGCTGTCCAAGTCCGAAGCCGGCCACACGCTGTTCACCATTCACGCCTCCCGCGCGGTGCAGTACCAGGAAGGCGGCAAGGCCGAGCTGCGGGGCGTCAGCATTGTCGTCTATGGCCGCCAGTCGAACCGCTACGACCAGATCTACGGCGCCGACTTCGAATACGACCCCCAATCCGGCGAGGTGACCGCTAAAGGCGAGGTGCACATTGATCTCGAAGCCAATGCGGAAGGCCCGCTGAACCCCGACCAGGCGCCGCCGCCGGAGCTCAAGAATCCCATTCACGTGAAGACCAGCGGCCTTATCTTCAACGCCAAGACGGGGCTGGCCAGCACCAGGGAGCGCATCGAGTTTCGCGTGCCGCAAGCCAGCGGAGCGGCGGTCGGCGCCGGCTACGATTCCAAGGCCGCAACCCTCACCCTCGATTCCAATATCGTGGTGACCTCGACCGACCAAAGCGCCACCACCATCACCGCCCGTCGTAGTGTCATCACCAAGGGTCCCAGCCGCGCGGTGCTCGACGGCGTGCACGTGGCGCGCGACACCGGTTCCTTCGCCTCCAACCAACTGACGGTGTACCTGCGGGACGACAACACCATCGAGCACCTGCTCGCCACCGGCGACGTGCGCGCCGACACCAAGGGCAAATCCGCCACCCAAGTGCGCTCGCAGCGCGCGGAAGCCTGGATCACCGCCAAGAACGCGCTGAAGGCGGCGGAATTCTCCGGCGGTGTGCAGTTGGACAGCACCGGCGAGCAGGCCATGCAGGGGACCGCGGGCAAGGTGAGGGTCGCTTTCGCGGCGCAGAACCGCGCCGACAAGGCCGTTGCCAGCGACGGCGTCAAGCTGCTGCAACAACCGGCTCGCGGCAAAGCGGCGCATCCGGTGGAGATCGCCGCGGCCAGCATCGACTTTCTGGTGCAGAACGGGCGCACCCTGCAACAGGCCGTAACCGGCGGGCCGGCGCAGGTCACGGTCTTACCGCTGGCGGGCGCGTCGGGACCAGACGCCGGGCAGACCGTCGCCACGGCTGGACGCTTCGAAGCGCGCTTCAATCGCCAGAACCGCATCGATCACTTGACCGGAGCGCCGGATACGAAGGTGGTGTTGTCATCGCCGGGGCAGCCGGACAAGACCAGTACGAGTGATGCGCTTGAGGTGACGTTTAACCCGGCGGGCGCCATCGCGTCCATGCTTCAGGACGGCCACTTCCATTACACCGAACCCGCCGGGTCGGGCGGGAATGATCGCGCCGCCTGGGCTGAGCATGCCCGCTATACGCCCACGGAGGAGGTGCTGACGCTGACCGGGTCGCCTCGGGTGGTCGATGGCGGCCTGACCACCACGGCGGACGTGATTCGCCTGGATCGCCGCTCCGGCGATGCCGCCGCTACCGGCGACGTAAAGAGCACGTACAGCGATCTCAAGGCGCGTCCCGATGGGGCGCTGCTGGCTTCCTCCGATCCAATTCATGTGACCGCGCCCAGCATGCGCGCGCTGCGCGGCAGTGGCATGGCGGTGTACACCGGCGGGGCAAGGTTGTGGCAGGGATCCAGCATCGTGCAGGCGCCGGTGATCGAGTTCAACCGCCCGGACGGTCGCCTGGTGGCCAGGGCTTCCACGCCGGGCGCGGCAACAGGCGCCGTTACCACCTCCTTTGTCCAGCGGGACCAAAACGGGAAAGTAACCCCGGTGAGCGTCGGCGCGGCGCAGTTGACCTACCTCGACCACGAGCGCAAGGCACGATTTGAAGGTGGCGTGGTCCTGCGCACTACGGACACAACCATGACCGCGGAAAAAACTGATGTCTATTTGCAAGCCAGGGGCCAAGCTGCCGCCGCTTCCGGGCAGCCGGCGCCCAGCCAGATTGAGCGGATCGTGGCTGAAGGGCAGGTCAATATCCAGCAACCGAACCGGCGCGCGACCGGCCAAAAGCTGGTTTACACGGCTTCGGACGGCAAGTTTGTGCTGGTCGGCGGACCCCCTAGCATTTTTGATGCCGAACGGGGCAAGATTACCGGCGGTTCGTTGACTTTCTACAATCACGATGATAGGGTCGTGGTTGATAGCAGCAATTCTTCGCCAACCGTAACCCAAACGCGGGTAGCCAAGTAG
- a CDS encoding NAD(P)-dependent oxidoreductase — MRVAFLGLGSMGRAMARNLLKAGNTVVVYNRTRAKADGLAKEGAMVAEHPAAIHADVAFSMVADDAALEQIVLGPQGLIAGLPKGGIHVSMSTISAALSRSLADKHREHGQTLVSAPVFGRPEAAEAAKLFIVAAGPHQAIERCLPLFDVMGQKTFVVGEEPVMANVTKLSGNFMIASVIECLGEAFSLGRKYGLEAGTMLDVFTNSLFAAPVYKTYGAIIAQQKWEPAGFRLRLGLKDVRLALAAADGAAVPMPVASFIHDSFLSAVARGMGELDWAALAKLAAERAGLK, encoded by the coding sequence GTGAGAGTTGCATTTCTGGGGCTGGGGTCGATGGGACGGGCAATGGCGCGCAACCTGCTGAAGGCCGGCAACACAGTTGTCGTGTACAACCGCACGCGCGCCAAGGCGGATGGACTGGCGAAGGAGGGCGCGATGGTCGCCGAGCATCCGGCCGCCATCCACGCCGACGTGGCGTTTAGCATGGTCGCCGACGATGCTGCCCTGGAACAAATTGTGTTGGGTCCGCAGGGCCTGATTGCGGGCCTGCCCAAAGGCGGGATTCACGTCTCCATGAGCACCATCAGCGCTGCTCTGTCGCGAAGTTTGGCGGACAAGCACCGCGAGCACGGGCAGACATTGGTGTCGGCGCCGGTGTTCGGACGTCCGGAAGCCGCCGAGGCGGCGAAGCTATTCATCGTGGCGGCCGGACCCCACCAGGCAATCGAGCGCTGCCTGCCGCTGTTCGACGTTATGGGGCAGAAGACGTTTGTGGTCGGCGAAGAGCCGGTCATGGCCAATGTCACCAAGCTGAGCGGAAACTTCATGATTGCCTCGGTCATCGAGTGCCTCGGCGAAGCTTTTTCCCTGGGGCGGAAATACGGCCTCGAGGCCGGCACCATGCTGGACGTGTTCACCAACTCGCTGTTCGCGGCGCCGGTGTACAAGACCTACGGGGCCATCATTGCGCAGCAGAAGTGGGAGCCGGCCGGGTTCCGCCTGCGCCTGGGATTGAAAGACGTGCGTCTGGCGCTGGCGGCGGCCGATGGCGCCGCGGTGCCCATGCCGGTGGCCAGCTTCATCCACGACAGTTTTCTTTCCGCCGTCGCGCGCGGCATGGGCGAGCTGGATTGGGCCGCGCTGGCCAAGTTGGCGGCGGAGCGTGCCGGGTTGAAATAG
- a CDS encoding MFS transporter, with amino-acid sequence MPPANSFQPAIPSSQGRVWRAMRSLRHRNFQLFFSGQLISLVGTWMQSVAQAWLVYRLTGSSLLLGAVGFASQFPVFLVAPIGGTIVDRHHRHRLIIATQTASMILAFVLAWLTLSHRVHVWHIFALAASLGVVNAFDIPGRQAFLVDMVGREDLMNAIALNSSMFNGARIVGPAVAGVMVAAVGEGWCFFANAVSYLAVLAGLVLMDVRRYEPPARTASTLEHIIEGFRYVRHTAPIRTLLLLLGLVSLVGMPYAVLMPIFADRILHVGARGLGLLMGATGVGALLGALTLAAKQGLKGLGKWVAVCSVGFGASLILFAFARSLWLSLLLLLPVGFTIMVQMASSNTLIQSMVPDHLRGRVMAVYSMMFMGMAPFGSFFAGALADRLGAPITVAIGGVACIAGSAFFAARLPGWRAEARQLIIAQAVAGGDPAQEMTVRGISQR; translated from the coding sequence ATGCCGCCGGCGAATTCGTTCCAACCCGCAATTCCCTCCTCTCAAGGCAGAGTCTGGCGGGCGATGCGTTCGTTGCGGCACCGCAATTTCCAGCTCTTTTTCAGCGGACAACTGATCTCGCTGGTGGGCACCTGGATGCAGTCGGTGGCGCAGGCGTGGCTGGTGTACCGGCTGACCGGGTCGTCGCTGCTGCTGGGCGCGGTCGGATTCGCGTCGCAGTTCCCGGTCTTCCTGGTGGCTCCCATCGGCGGCACGATCGTAGACCGGCACCACCGCCATCGCCTGATCATCGCCACTCAGACCGCCTCGATGATCCTGGCCTTCGTCCTGGCGTGGCTGACGCTCAGCCACCGCGTGCACGTGTGGCACATCTTCGCGCTGGCCGCGTCGCTGGGCGTCGTCAACGCTTTCGATATTCCCGGGCGGCAGGCGTTTCTGGTGGACATGGTGGGCCGCGAAGACCTGATGAACGCAATCGCGCTGAACTCCTCGATGTTCAACGGGGCGCGCATCGTCGGTCCGGCGGTGGCCGGCGTCATGGTGGCGGCGGTGGGCGAGGGCTGGTGCTTCTTCGCCAACGCGGTAAGCTACCTCGCTGTGCTCGCAGGATTGGTGCTGATGGACGTCCGCCGCTACGAGCCGCCGGCGCGCACCGCCTCCACGCTGGAGCACATCATCGAGGGATTCCGGTACGTGCGCCATACCGCACCGATCCGCACGCTGCTGCTGTTGCTCGGCCTGGTGAGCCTGGTCGGCATGCCGTATGCGGTGCTCATGCCGATTTTCGCCGACCGCATCCTGCACGTGGGCGCGCGCGGGCTCGGACTGCTGATGGGCGCCACCGGAGTCGGCGCGCTACTCGGGGCGCTGACGCTGGCGGCGAAGCAGGGGTTGAAGGGGCTGGGCAAGTGGGTGGCGGTCTGTTCGGTTGGATTTGGCGCGAGCCTGATCCTGTTTGCCTTCGCGCGCTCGCTCTGGCTCTCGCTGCTGCTGCTGCTGCCCGTGGGTTTCACCATCATGGTGCAGATGGCGTCCTCCAACACGCTCATCCAATCCATGGTGCCCGATCACCTGCGCGGGCGCGTCATGGCCGTGTACTCGATGATGTTCATGGGCATGGCGCCGTTTGGGTCGTTTTTCGCCGGCGCGCTGGCGGACCGGCTGGGCGCCCCGATCACGGTGGCCATCGGCGGCGTGGCCTGCATTGCAGGATCGGCGTTTTTTGCCGCGCGTCTGCCGGGGTGGCGCGCCGAAGCCCGCCAGCTCATCATCGCGCAAGCCGTCGCCGGGGGCGATCCGGCGCAGGAAATGACGGTACGCGGAATTTCGCAGCGGTAG
- a CDS encoding S1C family serine protease, whose protein sequence is MLVLLFALVSVCLAESPGELAKRGFKSVVLLAMNDSNGQPLCIGSGFFVSENVVATNAHVIEDAGSGSAKLVGQAHTYQILGTLAIDRHADLALLKVSGKAPSLRLSPGPGPSIGDSVYVIGNPLGLEGTFSAGIISGIRHTGSDSIVQMTAPISPGSSGGPVMDVAGEVIGVAVATFKEGQNLNLAVPVSYLAKMLETHPAVVAPLRPTLKSSNASTSIIDGLGTRTEEGVLATDFRSSYPRSYQIRLTNKLPVAVSQIDVVVVFYDHSGKMLDFDRFRYAYTIPAGLTKDVEQTYVLDSIEAGNWQHGHYTFKVEMRVIGFNTGESQY, encoded by the coding sequence TTGTTGGTTTTATTGTTTGCACTTGTATCAGTATGCCTTGCGGAGTCTCCGGGAGAACTGGCCAAGAGAGGCTTTAAGTCTGTCGTCCTCCTCGCAATGAACGATTCGAATGGCCAGCCGCTGTGCATCGGGAGCGGATTCTTTGTCTCTGAAAACGTAGTCGCTACGAACGCCCACGTCATTGAAGATGCCGGCAGCGGGTCGGCGAAACTGGTCGGACAAGCTCACACATATCAAATCTTGGGTACTCTCGCAATTGATCGCCATGCAGACTTAGCCTTACTGAAGGTCTCGGGGAAAGCCCCTTCGTTGCGATTGAGTCCGGGGCCAGGCCCGAGCATTGGTGATAGCGTTTATGTGATCGGCAATCCCCTCGGCCTAGAGGGCACCTTTTCAGCGGGCATCATCAGCGGAATCAGGCATACGGGATCAGACTCAATCGTTCAAATGACTGCTCCGATCTCTCCGGGCAGTAGCGGTGGGCCAGTGATGGATGTTGCAGGCGAAGTTATTGGGGTCGCTGTTGCAACATTTAAGGAGGGACAGAACCTTAATTTGGCCGTACCTGTAAGCTACTTGGCGAAGATGCTCGAAACCCACCCGGCCGTTGTGGCACCACTGCGCCCGACACTGAAGAGCTCTAACGCATCCACATCTATAATAGACGGCTTGGGAACAAGAACTGAAGAAGGCGTCTTGGCAACTGACTTCAGGTCCTCTTACCCTAGAAGCTATCAGATAAGGCTCACAAATAAGCTCCCGGTTGCAGTCTCTCAGATTGACGTTGTGGTTGTCTTCTATGACCACTCCGGTAAGATGCTGGATTTTGATCGTTTTAGATATGCGTACACGATCCCTGCTGGTCTGACGAAGGACGTCGAGCAGACGTACGTGCTCGATAGCATAGAAGCTGGGAATTGGCAGCATGGGCACTATACCTTCAAGGTTGAAATGCGAGTAATCGGATTCAACACTGGTGAGTCCCAGTACTGA
- a CDS encoding sugar ABC transporter permease, with amino-acid sequence MFSPAIVFIAVLIGGPFILAFVYAFTDVRVGSIESHWVGLENFRSILQSPSFRKALMNSFIFTIISQVLVIVGSTILSVALKEKFHGRGFVRFLILLPWVAPISLGAIGWKWILDSLYSVINWVLVALHFYKPYSAPMWLGEPYLAMASVILVHSWRLLPFSTVIMLAGLTAIPKDIPEAAQVDGAGFWRTLFQITIPMMLPIIMVAVLFGIIFTFTDMTVVYVLTAGGPYDSTQVLPSLAFFTGILAGDLSQGAAISLFLVPIMVAVTYVMLRLAYKSEVA; translated from the coding sequence ATGTTCTCTCCCGCGATCGTCTTCATCGCCGTGCTCATCGGTGGTCCCTTCATCCTGGCGTTTGTCTATGCCTTCACCGACGTCAGGGTCGGCAGCATCGAGTCGCACTGGGTGGGGCTGGAAAATTTCCGCAGCATCCTGCAGAGCCCCAGCTTCAGGAAGGCGCTGATGAATTCGTTCATCTTCACCATCATCTCCCAGGTGCTGGTGATCGTCGGCTCGACCATCCTGTCGGTGGCGCTGAAGGAAAAATTCCACGGCCGCGGGTTTGTGCGCTTCCTGATCCTGCTGCCCTGGGTGGCGCCGATCTCGCTGGGCGCGATCGGCTGGAAGTGGATTCTGGATTCGCTGTATAGCGTCATCAACTGGGTGCTGGTCGCGCTGCATTTTTACAAGCCATACTCCGCGCCCATGTGGCTCGGCGAGCCGTATCTGGCGATGGCGTCGGTCATCCTGGTGCACTCCTGGCGCCTGCTGCCGTTTTCCACCGTCATCATGCTGGCCGGTTTGACCGCCATTCCCAAGGACATCCCCGAGGCCGCGCAGGTGGATGGCGCCGGTTTCTGGCGCACCCTGTTCCAAATCACCATTCCCATGATGCTGCCCATCATCATGGTGGCGGTGCTGTTCGGCATCATCTTCACCTTTACCGACATGACCGTGGTGTACGTGCTGACCGCCGGCGGGCCCTACGATTCCACCCAGGTGCTGCCGTCGCTGGCCTTCTTCACCGGCATTCTCGCCGGCGACCTCTCCCAGGGTGCGGCCATCTCGCTGTTCCTGGTGCCGATCATGGTGGCGGTGACCTACGTGATGTTGCGTCTGGCGTACAAATCGGAGGTGGCGTGA
- a CDS encoding GAF domain-containing protein: MSKIYELLRQAEEERRAAVPEMPRAAVDRKPIHAAAASVADLDETGHEGMLRLQAVLATAYLLGQHWQPLSTELTPAGAAQLFSALVSLQRQAADLELEMDEVLASVAHHARALTRADAAAVALLQDNRVVCRGRAGLKAPPLGTCVILRSSFTGQSFCTREVLYCEDTKNDPRVNETACSVAGIRSILVVPVEQDQQSIGIVEVFSASPARFGSSESRALELLACVVADAIRVRDVVGPPPPREPVAAACEVAPSATTLATAKTAPTPAPQKIRRDVAVTSKLARSEPGPVAVRRPQPRSQFRPWLVISTLSVSCVTGVLIGHQHGLLRPPALAPRSIVAAEPAPTIAVSASPLPQTVAIGPAILQGVKYNSRPDFTSIAIELSGPVKVKAEQLANPDRIYFDLAETRIAPEVIDALHAKIIPVGDRLVNRLRVTQKSEDAARVVIDLNRACEYTYLMSEAPPFLLLVELHAADKATGAQTMTPAITAPAVALPAIALTQKRIPAPIRPLKIVIAPLSRLLKARLEPRPFSPVLPRYKRATRKSPA; this comes from the coding sequence ATGAGCAAAATCTACGAATTGCTGAGGCAAGCAGAAGAGGAGCGCCGTGCGGCCGTGCCCGAAATGCCGCGTGCTGCTGTAGACCGCAAGCCGATCCACGCCGCCGCCGCATCGGTTGCTGATCTTGATGAGACCGGTCATGAGGGAATGCTTCGCCTGCAGGCCGTCCTGGCAACCGCATACCTGCTGGGCCAGCACTGGCAGCCGCTGAGCACGGAACTCACGCCCGCGGGGGCGGCACAACTATTCTCCGCCTTGGTATCGTTGCAGCGGCAGGCCGCCGACCTCGAACTTGAAATGGACGAAGTCTTGGCGTCAGTCGCGCATCATGCCCGCGCGTTGACCCGGGCGGATGCGGCAGCGGTGGCCCTGCTCCAGGATAACCGCGTGGTCTGCCGGGGGCGTGCCGGTCTGAAGGCGCCCCCCCTTGGCACGTGCGTAATCCTTCGCTCGAGCTTTACCGGCCAATCGTTCTGCACCCGCGAGGTTCTGTACTGCGAGGACACCAAGAACGATCCGCGCGTCAACGAGACAGCGTGTAGCGTCGCTGGCATCCGTTCTATCCTCGTGGTGCCGGTCGAGCAGGATCAACAATCAATTGGGATTGTCGAAGTATTTTCCGCTTCGCCCGCGCGATTTGGAAGCAGCGAGAGTCGCGCCCTTGAATTGCTGGCCTGTGTGGTGGCAGACGCAATTCGCGTCCGTGATGTCGTCGGTCCACCGCCACCGCGTGAGCCGGTCGCAGCCGCTTGCGAAGTTGCGCCGTCAGCCACCACGTTAGCCACGGCGAAGACTGCGCCGACGCCAGCTCCGCAGAAAATTCGCCGGGATGTTGCGGTCACTAGCAAGCTGGCGCGAAGCGAGCCAGGGCCCGTGGCTGTGCGGCGGCCACAACCTCGCAGCCAGTTTCGTCCGTGGCTGGTGATCTCAACTCTGTCGGTCAGTTGCGTCACGGGCGTCCTCATCGGACATCAGCACGGCTTGCTGAGACCGCCCGCCCTGGCGCCGCGCTCAATCGTGGCAGCCGAACCGGCGCCCACAATCGCCGTGTCCGCATCGCCGCTACCGCAGACAGTCGCCATCGGCCCCGCCATCCTCCAGGGAGTGAAGTACAACTCGCGGCCGGACTTCACCAGCATTGCCATCGAGTTGAGCGGTCCGGTGAAAGTGAAGGCAGAGCAACTGGCCAACCCCGACCGCATTTATTTCGATCTTGCCGAAACCCGCATAGCTCCTGAAGTAATCGACGCCCTGCACGCCAAGATTATCCCGGTCGGCGACCGGCTGGTGAATCGCCTGCGGGTGACACAGAAATCTGAAGACGCGGCGCGCGTGGTCATTGATCTGAATCGCGCATGCGAGTACACGTACTTGATGTCGGAAGCGCCGCCGTTCCTTCTCTTAGTGGAACTGCACGCTGCGGACAAGGCCACCGGCGCGCAAACCATGACCCCCGCAATCACAGCGCCGGCAGTCGCCCTGCCGGCAATCGCACTCACGCAGAAGCGGATTCCAGCGCCGATCCGGCCCTTGAAGATCGTTATCGCCCCCTTGAGCAGGCTACTGAAAGCGCGCCTGGAACCGAGACCATTCTCACCAGTTTTACCGCGCTACAAACGCGCTACGAGGAAAAGCCCTGCGTAA